A DNA window from Anas acuta chromosome 4, bAnaAcu1.1, whole genome shotgun sequence contains the following coding sequences:
- the RPS3A gene encoding small ribosomal subunit protein eS1, whose amino-acid sequence MAVGKNKRLTKGGKKGAKKKVVDPFSKKDWYDVKAPAMFNIRNIGKTLVTRTQGTKIASDGLKGRVFEVSLADLQNDEVAFRKFKLITEDVQGKNCLTNFHGMDLTRDKMCSMVKKWQTMIEAHVDVKTTDGYLLRLFCVGFTKKRNNQIRKTSYAQHQQVRQIRKKMMEIMTREVQTNDLKEVVNKLIPDSIGKDIEKACQSIYPLHDVYVRKVKMLKKPKFELGKLMELHGEGGGAGKPSGDEAGAKVERADGYEPPVQESV is encoded by the exons ATGGCGGTCGGCAAGAACAAGCGGCTCACCAAGGGCGGCAAGAAGGGCGCCAAGAAGAAAGT CGTGGACCCGTTCTCCAAGAAGGACTGGTACGATGTCAAGGCGCCAGCCATGTTCAACATCAGAAACATCGGGAAGACGCTTGTCACCAGGACTCAAGGAACTA AAATTGCCTCTGATGGACTGAAGGGTCGTGTATTTGAAGTGAGTCTGGCTGATCTGCAGAACGATGAGGTTGCCTTCCGTAAATTTAAACTGATAACTGAGGACGTGCAGGGCAAAAACTGTCTGACCAACTTCCATGGAATGGACCTCACCCGGGATAAAATGTGTTCCATGGTCAAAAAGTGGCAG ACAATGATTGAAGCCCATGTTGACGTCAAAACTACCGATGGTTACCTGCTGCGCCTCTTCTGCGTGGGTTTCACGAAGAAGCGCAATAACCAAATCCGCAAGACCTCTTAcgcccagcaccagcaggtcAGGCAGATTCGCAAGAAGATGATGGAAATCATGACCCGAGAGGTCCAAACCAACGACCTGAAAGAAGTTGTCAACAAGCT GATCCCAGACAGCATTGGCAAAGACATAGAGAAGGCCTGCCAGTCCATCTACCCGCTTCACGATGTCTATGTCCGCAAAGTCAAGATGCTGAAGAAGCCCAAGTTTGAAT TGGGCAAGCTGATGGAACTGCATGGTgaaggtggtggtgctgggaagCCCTCTGGGGATGAGGCAGGTGCTAAAGTAGAACGAGCTGATGGATATGAGCCGCCTGTGCAAGAGTCCGTCTAA